The DNA region ATTGCCAGAAGAAGTAGCAATGGTCTATGTTAAAGGGCATCAAAAAGAGGCAACTCAGGAGGCGCGAGGGAACAAGGTAGCTGATTTAGAAGATAAAAATGCAACTGAATCAGAAACAGATAAACTAATAATGGTATTAACACCcataaaagaaatgcaaaaagtcGCCATATTCAGTAGGACAGAAGAGGAAGAACTCATTGAAATAGGAgtcaagaaagaaaacaaagggaagtGAAGATGAGCAGGTGGGAGGCACATATTGAATAAACCCCTTGCCAGGAAAATGTTAGAAGGCATACGTGGAACAACACATTGGGGTACACAAGTGCTAAATGATCAATTTCTAAGGGATTTGGGCTGCATAGGAATTTTCAGAATAACTAAGCAAGTAACTGAACAGTGTGTGATATGTCAACAAGTGAATAAGAAAATCATGAGGAAAACACCCAGGTGAGGGCGAGAACTAGCGTTACGGCCCTTCCAAAACATCCAAGCTGACTTTACCAAGCTTCCCCAGGTACAATGGTGGAAGTTTTTGCCAATGATAGTAGATCACGTGACTCATTGGGTAGAGGTGGTACCCACTGTGAAAGCCGATGCCAGTGTTGTGAGTAAAACATTTCTAGAATCAATCATTCCCCAATATGGGATGGCAAACAGGATTGATTCAGACAGGGAAACTCATTTCACATTGAAGATATTGCATAAAGTTGTTCAGGCcctgggaataaaatgggaattacACACTCCATGGTATCCACAGAGTTCCGATTGGTAGAGAGAATGAATCAAATTCTTAAAAGAGCTCTAGTTAAGCTAATGATTGAAACCCAAATGTCATGGATAAAATGTCTCCCTTTGGCCATATTAAGAATTAGAACCCAATCCCAGTCAGATCTGGGGGTGTCACCCactgaaatgatgtttgggttACCCTTCCTGACCTCACCCCAGAAGGTTGCCACCAATGAGGAAGGGGAAGCCAATGCCAAGAAGTAAGTTATGCCCATAGCACAAACCTTAGAAGGGCTAAGGCATAAAGGGGCAATTCCTCAAACTACCACCCTGGATTTCAGAATCCATAATATTAATCCCTGGAATTGGGTGATGAATAAGTCATGGGAGATCAGCCTCTAACTCCTCAGTGGGAAGGTCCCTTTCAGGTACTGCTCACCACCAAATCGGCTGAGCGACCTGCAGAGTGGGGATGGACTCATGCCAACAGAGTCAAAGGCCCAGTAGAAGAACCCAAAGAGTGGACTATAACACTCAAGCTGGGTGAAACAAGACTGACTCTCAATCAGAGACTGAAAGACAAGCAGGAAAACACCAAGACAACCAAAAAGTAGAGTCAAGCTTCCACCAACCAGCTAGAGAACTGTCTTCCTGTTTTAGTGGGTGAGAATTACCAGCATCTGTTGAGGAGAAGTACACAAGGGACTGTAAAAGGTAATGAGGCAGCATCCTTAAGAAGTAAGACAAGGAATAGAGGGCAAGATCGGGTTGGCCCCTTTGTTCACTACCAAGAAGGCTCCATAGCCCTGCTGTGGGTAGAAACCCTGTTGGCATGGTAAGGTGGGGACAAAAGGCCATACCAGACCTCTGTCATTTCTCAGTTGTCTTTTAATTCAACAGGGACTGGAGGGCAGGACCGAGTTGGCCTCTGTACTCACCCCTAAGATACATTGACTATGGGTAGCAGCCACATAGGCACGGTAGGTGGGAGTCAAAGCCATACTGGACCTCTGTGATGCCCTTTTGTCCATTCCAAATAAGTGTGTCTAAGGAAAACCTGAGattttttctgctgttcccACTGTCCTTGCCCACATCAACAGATGCTGGTATGACTCAtacaagagagagagaaatttttttacttaatttttcgGGCAAAATTActtatagaaaaagaaaaggggggttTGTTATAGATGAGTAATTCTATGGTTGACTCTCATAGTTAAGGagtgaatattaaatatatgttaagagaagttttcTAGATGTGTAGTTATCTTTCTCCTCCCCCTTGCATTGTTATCACAGGATGGCCTCAATAGTCGGGGCATTTGGGAGGGTTGGCTTGTTACTATGGCagcacctgacctccaatcaaggtATAAGACAgtgatctccaccactggacagtgaACAAGGAGTCAATTGACAAGACTTTGTGAGGGGCTAGAGGTATAAAAGACAGAACATCTATTTTGTAGATAAGCACATGGTGACGGAATCCTTTGCTCCCGACACTGTGTCATTTTCTTTATtaagtcttctgttgtattttgaaaagatcttaataatttaaatttttgaaaatgaaaatggttTCTCACATGAGGTTGGGGAATGTGAGGCAAGGTTGTCCACACTAGGTGAGCTCCAAGGTACAACTTCACTGACCTAGCCAGATCTCCTTAGGAGCGGCCCTACATCAATATAAATCACTTAATGCTCCAATCAGTTCTTGTCCAAAGAGAACAGTAATAAAATACACTCTTTAAAATAGGATTACATATTACTTAAAAgctctttgaaatatttctccacAACTGTAAAAGGAAATCTGCCTGATGAACTGCAtaagagcagagggaaatcaaggcagaaCCATGGTTTGTCAGGACTTGCTTGATCCTAATGAGCCCTGtggtgcatttggagctgagcaCTTGAACGTCAGGGCCTGAGAGGATattgcacaaacctttccaaTAGTCAAAGTCAGAAGAAAACACCAAAGTGTCTCAAAGCATGAATGGGTTTCACTGAGGTCCATcaccaacacaggctcctcatggactccttggaggagagaactgAAGGCCAGAATTGGAAAAAACACCTCTCAGAGATTCAGAGTgcaaaggaaaatccaaagtaccttaaaaaccttgagtatctgAAAGCATTAATGAACCCAACTGAGTGTCAGTACAGAGCTCTCAGGGGACtcgttaaagcagataattggggccatgattgcacaaacctctcgCAGAGTCTGTGTATAAAAAGCAACACCAAATACCTTAAAATAGCTGAAGTACCTGGAAGCATAAATGGCCCACTGTGTGTCATTACTGATGaaggctctccagggactaattaaaGGAGATATTGGAGGCAGGGACTGCACAATCTTTTTCATagagtctgtatcaaaagggaaacaccaagtagcttaaataactgaagtaccctGAAGTATTAaggagccccactgagtgttgctactgacaaagcctctccagggattAATTGCAGCAGATAATTGGAGTCCATGATtagagactccaaggcaaaagccaaacccaaagtcctttgaaaaaccaaAGTCCATGGGAGCATTAAGGAGACCCCAGAGCAATTCCTGCGAAGGCTCCCCagtgactccttccagcagatacTTGAGGCCACTGGGTGTGGGCTAGGCTGGAAttctgagggcaggacaaggggctgacagcgcccagcctggctggggctgtgccaggaggccccagtgcctcaggacaaggtgtctcctcacagcccttggtggcacagaccctgctgctgtgccccagggcaccaaaacttggcttctctttgtccccacctgtcatcagtccctccagttctctgctctgcctggggtctggggacactttctcagtggTGTCCTCAGTgagacccattaaaagtccaagaaactttggagttggattctgacttggagctctggagaggtttcttcagctccctctcagggactgatgttcagagcctgagcacaaagccccagaggctcattaaagtcctggtgctgtgtctgtgctgcagagctgggctgggctcatggcacagaggcagctcctggtaaccaagaagagcttcaaaagcacatttctcttgatgagcagctcttctgccagcccagcagggctggggcactgcctgcagccagcccgggcacagcacagaggcacagagagcttcaatcagtcagggctgggaaggtgctgagaaatgcctggggcagaatcactgccagcccttggcaaaggaacctctggctgaaggacaatgcagctgcagctcctggagccatctcctcaagctggaacatcccaatgcctacagaccctgtgagtacattctctgattttctcttgggcagagcagccaggggtgcccagggctgtcctgcagagcagggtcctgcactcCAGGGCGCCTTTCtagggcagggactctgctgcctgccagggacagctctcagccagtcctggcagctgctcccggcactgggggacaagatctgggtgggaggagacagatGGTAAGGCTTGGAAGTGTTCTTCTTGTGTGGGGAGGATGCTGCATGgttcaggactgctcccagcagagcattTGACTGTAGAATATTTCCAAGTAGATTTTACAGGGAGCATAGTgaagcaggggctgcagaaaagggaaaatcctgcttGTTTTAATCAACTGGTCTGGGTTGGAAATTGCACATAGATATTCATCACTCAGTTAAGGTTGGAAAATTACATTCTCTGTGATCTTAATAAAACAGGCAGCAACAGCGATTAGCACAGGACGCCCATGGCAGCATAAGTGTCACTTTTCCAGATTCCTCAGGGTTGCTCTGACTTtgccatcagagcctgcagagccagagctgcccctgggcagtgcctgagctgggaggggtctgcagggcagagctgagcccccagggctgggctgggctctggcagcactggcagggcccagccctgggcacagggaaggagctgctggcagggacagctccaggcagcagagccctgggcaggcagtgggggaaaagtgcccccaggctgtgctgggatatttaaaGTCCTCTCCAAACCCAACTATGTCATGATTACTTTTTTACAGATCCCATGCCAAGGCACAGTAAATGTCCAACcgcagctccatcagccacttcctcctgctggcattggcagacacgcggcagctgcagctcctgcacttctgcctcttgctgggcatctccctggctgccctcctgggcaacggcctcatcatcagcgccgtagcctgcggccaccacctgcacacgcccatgttcttcttcctgctcaacctggccctcagcgacctgggctccatctgcaccactgtccccaaagccatgcacaattccctctgggacaccaggaacatctcctacactggatgtgctgcccaagtctttctgattttcttcttcctgtcaGCAGAGTATttcctcctgaccatcatgtgctacgaccgctacgtgtccatctgcaaacccctgcactacgggaccctcctgggcagcagagcttgtgcccacatggcagcagctgcctgggccagtgcctttctcaatgctctcatgcacacagccaatacattttccctgcccctgtgccatggtaATGCcttgggccagttcttctgtgaaatcccacagatcctcaagctctcctgctccaaatcctaccTCCGGGAACTTGGGCTCATTGCAGTTAGTGTCTGTTTAGcttttggctgttttgtgttcattgttttctcctatgtgcagatcttcagggccgtgctgaggatcccctctgagcagggaaggcacaaagccttttccacctgcctccctcacctggccgtgGTCTCCCTATTCCTCAGCACTAGTACATTTTATTATCTTaagcccccctccatgtcctccccatccctggatctggccctgtcagttctgtactcggtggtgcctccagccctgaaccccctcatctacagcctgaggaaccaggagctcaaggctgcagtgtggagactgagGACTGGATGGTTTCAGAAGCATTAAACTGCTGGGCTGTTTTTGCAAATCACATGTAATAAAAGTCATCTTTGATGCTTCTTGATGGTTTCATTTTGGTCATTCTTTAtctatttatttcactttttaaatctTGTCCactaataaatataaatatttgtgccatttttcattttgtttctctccaccttccctgtggcCCCAGACTGTCCAATAAGGGACTGCACTCTTTGTTGCTTTAAAGAaactaaaggatctcccagcagagttttctgcagagatggccttttgttgccttctctggagctgcagcagcaatgtctctGTGCAGATCGGGGGGCTGATCagggcttccccagcagctgtgcccagcagcagcagcacttcgcgttgccagtgctgctgccgtggccctgccccgctgccctggtggccctggtgttgctgcagggcctgagtgctctcggggccaGGCACaaccctgggggtggcagtaccggggctgcagcagggacaggccatgggcactgctggggcagcgctgacacctcagcccagggcctgggggctccaggctccttgcccaggctctctcaagaacacagacaggccaatgctcagcacagaaaagccccgtgagcagccccaggctggccgtgggcaggctgggagcaaacagcatggctggggctctgcaagggccctgggggagaCGGGAAGgatcagcagagcaggggctgatccatccccagtgcgctgcacagcccagggcagtgtcccagagtgtcctcatggagctgccaacaacatccctcctctgcagccctggcctctcccccagctcacacaggtgccccatccttgcaggaacacacacagcagcacaggctcagcagcccctgtttgcattgcacagagcacccccatgctgttgctgtggggacatgaacctgagggatcataaatgccatcagcccctggggccagcaagggctggtggacagcagggaaaccactcagctttgtcctggcctctgcactcagccagaaattttgttcccatcagctgggagtttcctgtcccacttcAGAatctgttgctcagagccagggctgcctggcatcCACCCCCAAAGTGCCCTGAGCATTTCGCttgcttcacctttgctttctgtaCTCTTTGCTTGtacaaatttcttcctcttgcccacccctgttccctgcccggcaaacagcccatccctgtttgccctttcctctctggccccactccccattgcagttcctgacttggcaccatgggaacgtcccttgggcagcaggatcatcatacaagtgctgcaggaattgtctgcaagctcctgcagtgcctggtgctgctcccttgccagaggcaccccaggccagaggggcacatctgggctgctgtgtctggctctggggctccctgttctgggcagtgaggaggagctgcagaggctctgcaggactgacaggatgggctttggggccagcaggagaaactgagggacctgggctgctggagcttctgaagaggaggcccaggactcatcctgcaactgctccaagggtggttcCAGAGAACCCCAGAGTCAGCAAGGCCGGATAAGGCCTTGGAGATCATACAGTCCAACCTGTCCCCTGACACTgccttgtctcccctgagcttccttttctgcaggacaaacaaccccagctccctcagccactcctcacagcccttctgctgcaggcccctcaccagccttgttgcccttctctggacacgctccagcctctccatgtccttcctaaattggaGGGCCacaactggacacagcactccagatgctgcccaagcagtgctgagcagaggggaagaatccctgccctgctcctgctggccacaccattcctgatgcaggccaggagccattggccttctttcccacctgggcacactgctgcctcatgcccagcctgctgtccatcagtccctgcaggtccctttctgcctggctgctctccagccactctgtccccagcctgtagcactgcaggggttgttgtggccaaagtgcaggactcggcacttggtcttgttcaacctcaccttgttggatttgggccctggatccagcctgtccaggtccctctgcagagccctccttccctccagcagatccacactcacacccagctcgGTGTCATCTGCGACTTTGCTGATGCTGGACTCAGTCCCCTCATGCAGATCGTCAGTGCAGACATTgaaatccacgctggctggctctgatccctcggccatcctgtgggtgccctgggatggcaTTCAAGGTGATCTGTACCATAaccttgctgggcacccaggtcCGGCTGAtaggcctggagttccccagatcctccttccaacccttcttggggatgggctcacattGGCACATCCAGTCCCCTGGggcctccctgctgagccagcactgatggtaaatgatggagagcagcttggggagctcatccacagctccctcatccccctgggatggatcccatctgctcccagagacacctgtgagcatctgaggggctcagcaggtccccagctttttcctcctggattacagggggcctgttctgctccctgtgcccattcACCAGCTCAGGTCAAGTCTTTTCTTGAGGTAAACCTGTcctaatattgaaaattgagACAAAGAAGGTGTTAAGTAGGTCAGCCTTTTCCTTATCTTTAGTTACTATATTCTCCACTGCATCCAATAAAGAGTAGAGGTTCTCCTTATCCCTCtctttggtttaattttttataaaaatattttgcatttatttacagCAGCTGCCAGGTTAAGTTCTCATTGAGCTTTCAtgtctcagcttttctttctgcttaacCTAGCAAGATCcttaaacattttttaagtTGCCTGACCTTCTGTTCAAAGTTGatgctctctcttttttcctctgagttCCCACAAAAGCTCCATGGGCAGCCAGGCCAGTCATTTTCCTCAATCGCTCATCTTTTGCCACACTAGGAAAATTACTATCTTGAAATGTGTCTAtccttcctggacccctttgtttttaagggctgtttctctttaaaaaaatcagtacctGATTTGGTACTCCCCAAATCTGTATCCTAaataggccaaagtctgcccttcctaattccaaTGTAGAAGTTTTcttgctgcccctccttctttcaGAGAACATTGAAAATttgattatttcatggtcactgtgccccaggcagcctccaagccccacatctgccaccagcccttctctgtgaacagcagcagacagagctttccttggcagtgggagtgttaccaaaaatACAGTACAACAGAAAATTCCTTAACCCCAATGTAGCATTAAGACACtgcattctttattcagctggatgcacgggGGAGAGCTCCTCCCAAAACCCTGCAGGCTGAGTACaagaaagtttctgtttatattctgtaaTTTGCGcacatattcattgattgtccTGGACTAAACACAAATATGATAATGgtttccccaaaatcattaacacatttcctctcctcattacccatgtgttcttctgtcctgggggtctctctgatggtccctggtggtcgtggaccccaatgttccagtgggcctggctgagctggcaggacactgaggctgctgaacttgctgttccccttctcacacaatgggcattgtgtggtttccacaggcctggggttttggagaacaagctccaggtgtcagctcagcTGGTGTAGACAATTAATCATCTGGTAACATGAGGTCACAGActgggctatgacatcacagagcggGTTATGTTTGGTCATGGAAAAGCTATGGCATCATAGACTGCCTCTGTGACATCGCAGAGCCAACTGTGACCTCACAGGGCAGAGatctgacatcacagagcagaataTGACATCACAGTGTTGGCCCTGACATCAGagaccagctgtgtgacattagacaatgggctgtgacatcacagagccagctgtgatATCACAGGCAGATGTTGGACATCACACAGCAGACTATGACATCACAGATTTCGCTGTAACATCAGAGACCAGTTGTTGACATTAGAGACTGGGATGTAACATCACcgagcaggctgtgacatccccgaggggctgtgtgacatcccagcagggctgtgtcaggtcactgggttggtcactctgccccagctccctctcacagtttctcccaacaactccaatgctgttcatgcccagcagggtccctgtcccccgggatccccccggcccacctggagcca from Melospiza georgiana isolate bMelGeo1 unplaced genomic scaffold, bMelGeo1.pri scaffold_29, whole genome shotgun sequence includes:
- the LOC131096454 gene encoding olfactory receptor 14A16-like — protein: MSNRSSISHFLLLALADTRQLQLLHFCLLLGISLAALLGNGLIISAVACGHHLHTPMFFFLLNLALSDLGSICTTVPKAMHNSLWDTRNISYTGCAAQVFLIFFFLSAEYFLLTIMCYDRYVSICKPLHYGTLLGSRACAHMAAAAWASAFLNALMHTANTFSLPLCHGNALGQFFCEIPQILKLSCSKSYLRELGLIAVSVCLAFGCFVFIVFSYVQIFRAVLRIPSEQGRHKAFSTCLPHLAVVSLFLSTSTFYYLKPPSMSSPSLDLALSVLYSVVPPALNPLIYSLRNQELKAAVWRLRTGWFQKH